In Lates calcarifer isolate ASB-BC8 linkage group LG15, TLL_Latcal_v3, whole genome shotgun sequence, one genomic interval encodes:
- the cacng6b gene encoding voltage-dependent calcium channel gamma-6 subunit has product MWSNFFVQQDEEGRIGVAGAGQGGGLGGMKGGRGQRRAHKMSDSQEGKIKLAFFVSIIGVTLTVLGMGTEFWVELAQPKNFSSNQTCQMAHYGLWKGCIRTLWVADIDPERTSCGPAELPGESNCTYFKFFTSGENAVIFKKTTNKNLNLAAAILALLSLTMMVMGSICIAMSLSKGVQFFLKPASFCFILSGVLVLLSILIFHQSVLALLSSDHSVPLHHELSWSVACVGAAGATLIFGGVLFVILSLPFNPWQKCLPHKNSAT; this is encoded by the exons ATGTGGTCCAACTTCTTTGTACAGCAGGATGAGGAGGGTCGCATCGGGGTGGCAGGGGCTGGACAAGGTGGGGGTTTGGGCGGAATGAAAGGTGGAAGGGGACAGAGGCGAGCACACAAGATGAGCGACAGCCAGGAGGGGAAGATCAAGCTGGCCTTCTTCGTGTCTATCATTGGCGTGACCCTGACGGTTTTAGGCATGGGGACAGAGTTTTGGGTGGAGCTGGCCCAACCAAAGAATTTCAGCAGCAACCAAACTTGCCAGATGGCCCACTATGGCCTGTGGAAGGGCTGCATCCGCACCCTATGGGTGGCTGACATAGACCCAGAGAGGACAAGCTGTGGCCCCGCTGAACTACCTGGAG AATCAAACTGCACCTACTTCAAATTCTTCACCTCTGGGGAGAATGCAGTCATATTCAAGAAGACGACTAACAAGA ATCTGAATCTAGCAGCAGCTATCTTGGCTCTTTTAAGTCTGACCATGATGGTCATGGGCTCCATCTGTATCGCCATGTCCCTGAGCAAAGGAGTGCAGTTCTTTCTCAAGCCAGCCTCCTTCTGTTTCATCCTATCAG GTGTACTGGTCCTTCTCTCTATCCTGATATTCCATCAGTCTGTGTTGGCCTTGCTGTCCAGTGACCACTCAGTACCTTTGCACCATGAGCTGTCCTGGTCAGTGGCCTGTGTGGGCGCAGCTGGAGCCACTCTCATTTTCGGAGGTGTCCTCTTTgtcatcctctctcttcctttcaaCCCCTGGCAGAAATGCTTGCCACACAAGAATAGCGCCACCTAG